Proteins from a genomic interval of Colletotrichum higginsianum IMI 349063 chromosome 6, whole genome shotgun sequence:
- a CDS encoding WD repeat domain-containing protein has translation MSVTIEKILAASPATQRGQPTQLSSDNKGERLAYAAGKSIFLRSIDNPSVSKQYTGHTAQTSVARFSPSGFYVASGDVSGSVRVWDAVEAENTKGEYHIISGRINDIAWDGDSQRIIAVGDGKERFGHCITADSGNSVGEISGHSKAVNSVAVRQQRPLRAATVSDDASLCFLHGAPFKFNSKNASAHKGFVFGTAFSPDGSQLVTVGADKRIQLYDGKTGEPTISIGEGEHTGSIFAVSWAKDGTKFVTASADQTVKLWDVEAGKATQTWKFSDGVSVGDQQVGVVYPHGRTDGLIISLNLNGDLNYLNEGSDRPSKIVQGHNKSITALGASSDGKGQTLWSGSFDGRVCQWDVASGTGSVVDGQAHTNQVTQFSAEGGQTYSVGWDDHLRTVDESANTFAGESVKLAAQPKGVAATGGRLYVATVEGVDVYEKNKLVSENRLGFAPGAIAAYGSTVAVGSGNSVKIYSADGSGKLSETKSLDKSTAQISCLSYSRDGQYLAAGNQIGKIVAYKTADWEVATDRWSAHTARVTCISWNDAATHAVSGALDTHVYVWSLAKPGSRVKALNAHKDGVNGVAWVESGSKIASAGGDAAIKVWTVAGLQ, from the exons ATGTCTGTTACCATCGAAAAGATCCTAGCCGCTTCGCCCGCTACCCAGCGCGGCCAGCCGACGCAGCTCTCCTCCGACAACAAAGGAGAGCGTCTTGCATATGCT GCCGGCAAATCCATCTTCCTCCGATCCATCGACAACCCCTCCGTCAGCAAGCAGTACACCGGTCACACCGCGCAAACGAGCGTTGCCCGCTTCTCGCCCAGCGGTTTCTACGTCGCCAGCGGAGACGTCTCGGGTTCCGTAAGAGTCTGGgatgccgtcgaggccgagaacaCCAAGG GCGAGTACCACATCATCTCGGGCCGCATCAACGATATTGCCTGGGACGGCGACTCCCAACGGATCattgccgtcggcgacgggaAGGAGCGGTTCGGCCACTGCATCACGGCCGACAGTGGCAACTCGGTCGGAGAGATCAGCGGGCACTCCAAGGCCGTCAACTCGGTCGCCGTTCGGCAGCAGCGTCCGCTGCGCGCAGCCACCGTCTCCGACGACGCATCTCTCTGCTTTCTGCACGGCGCGCCTTTCAAGTTCAACTCGAAGAACGCCTCGGCTCACAAGGGCTTCGTTTTCGGCACGGCCTTTTCCCCCGACGGCAGCCAGCTCGTGACGGTCGGCGCCGATAAACGCATCCAGCTCTACGACGGGAAGACGGGCGAGCCCACGATTTCGATCGGTGAGGGAGAGCACACCGGCAGCATTTTTGCAGTGTCTTGGGCCAAGGATGGCACCAAGTTCGTCACCGCCAGCGCGGACCAGACCGTCAAGCTCTGGGACGTTgaggccggcaaggccaCGCAGACGTGGAAGTTTAGCGACGGCGTCAGCGTGGGCGACCAGCAGGTTGGAGTCGTCTACCCCCACGGCAGGACCGACGGGTTGATCATCAGCTTGAACCTGAACGGCGACTTGAACTACCTGAACGAGGGCAGCGATAGGCCCAGCAAGATCGTCCAGGGCCACAACAAGAGCATCACAGCGCTGGGCGCTTCGTCTGATGGCAAGGGCCAGACGCTCTGGAGCGGCAGCTTTGACGGCCGCGTCTGCCAGTGGGACGTGGCCTCGGGCAccggctccgtcgtcgacggaCAGGCGCACACGAACCAGGTCACCCAATTCAGTGCCGAGGGGGGACAGACGTACAGCGTCGGGTGGGACGACCACCTGCGGACGGTCGACGAGTCGGCCAACACTTTTGCCGGCGAGTCCGTCAAGCTCGCGGCGCAGCCCAAGGGCGTCGCGGCCACCGGCGGGAGGCTGTACGTGGCCACCGTCGAAGGCGTCGACGTTTACGAGAAGAACAAGCTGGTCTCGGAGAACCGTCTTGGGTTCGCTCCCGGTGCCATTGCGGCCTACGGCTCGACTGTGGCGGTGGGGTCCGGCAACTCGGTCAAGATCTACAGCGCCGACGGCTCAGGCAAGCTTTCGGAGACCAAGTCTCTTGACAAGTCAACAGCGCAGATCTCCTGTCTGTCCTACTCTAGAGACGGCCAGTACCTGGCTGCGGGCAATCAGATCGGCAAGATCGTGGCCTACAAGACGGCCGACTGGGAGGTGGCAACGGACCGCTGGTCTGCGCACACGGCAAGGGTTACGTGCATCAGCTGGAACGACGCCGCGACGCACGCCGTCTCCGGCGCCCTGGACACGCACGTCTACGTCTGGAGCTTGGCGAAGCCCGGAAGCCGTGTCAAGGCCCTCAACGCCCACAAGGACGGTGTCAATGGCGTCGCGTGGGTCGAGAGCGGATCCAAGATTGcgagcgccggcggcgacgccgcgaTCAAGGTTTGGACCGTGGCTGGGCTCCAATAG
- a CDS encoding SNF2 super family protein, which translates to MAPRSRAAAVDTDASMSDAAEPHPVEGMEVDETPDYTDSDTNANTTASSVVGEPLGDGRKRRSEANQLRRSIFGKKHDRLGESKEEDSIRRFRYLLGLTDLFRHFIETNPNPKIREIMTEIDRQNAEASKSKKKGSRQGGASNERLRRTEAEEDAELLQDEKHGGSAETVFRESPAFIQGQMRDYQVAGLNWLISLHENGISGILADEMGLGKTLQTIAFLGYLRHIMGITGPHIVIVPKSTLDNWKREFEKWTPEVHVLVLQGAKEERNALINDRLVNEDFDVCITSYEMVLREKGHLKKFAWEYIIIDEAHRIKNEESSLAQVIRVFNSRNRLLITGTPLQNNLHELWALLNFLLPDVFGDSEAFDQWFSGREQDQDTVVQQLHRVLRPFLLRRVKSDVEKSLLPKKEVNVYLGMSEMQIKWYQKILEKDIDAVNGANGKRESKTRLLNIVMQLRKCCNHPYLFEGAEPGPPYTTDEHLIYNAGKMVVLDKLLTRMRKQGSRVLIFSQMSRLLDILEDYCVFREYKYCRIDGGTAHEDRIAAIDEYNKPGSEKFIFLLTTRAGGLGINLTTADIVVLYDSDWNPQADLQAMDRAHRIGQTKQVVVYRFVTDNAIEEKVLERAAQKLRLDQLVIQQGRAQVAAKAAANKDELLSMIQHGAEKVFQNKGANAMLANKGADLDDDDIDNILASGESRTKELNAKYEKLGIDDLQNFTSESAYTWNGEDFKTNKKDIGMNWINPAKRERKEQSYSMDKYFRQAMYPPKEKDTKPKAPRAPKQVPVHDYQFYPPRLRDLQDRETAYYRKEIGYKIPLADGDDDNLDEREAERALDQQEIDSATPLTEEEQEEKQRLSQQGFGEWNRRDFQQFINASGRYGRNDYENIAEDIDNKTAAEVKQYAKVFWQRYTEIADYNKYIKVIEDGEERMRKIEHQRKLLRKKMSQYRVPLQQLKINYSVSTTNKKVYTEEEDRFLLVLLDKLGIDSPGLYEKMRDEIADSPLFRFDWFFLSRTPVELSRRCTTLLTTIVKEFEDVHPTKGSNGVNGKAKREADDEENDEDSILGMAPAKKKSKNGVKNKALDNVKSEAGSKNTSAAPSRASSVTSTKSATNAKSKSKGKKK; encoded by the exons ATGGCGCCTCGCTCAAGAGCTGCTGCGGTCGACACTGACGCGTCAATGTCGGACGCTGCAGAGCCTCATCCAGTGGAAGGGATG GAAGTCGACGAGACACCCGACTACACCGACTCAGACACCAATGCGAACACCACTGCCAGTAGTGTTGTGGGTGAACCTCTTGGCGATGGCCGTAAGAGACGGTCTGAGGCCAACCAGCTTCGTCGCAGCATCTTCGGCAAGAAGCATGATCGCTTAGGTGAATCAAAG GAAGAAGACAGTATTCGACGATTTCGATACCTGCTGGGCCTCACGGACCTCTTCCGCCATTTTATCGAAACGAACCCCAATCCTAAGATTCGGGAAATTATGACCGAGATCGACCGACAGAACGCAGAAGCATCAAAGAGCAAGAAAAAGGGTTCGCGACAGGGCGGCGCTAGCAACGAGCGACTGCGTCGGActgaggccgaggaagatgccgagCTGCTCCAAGACGAGAAGCATGGTGGCTCTGCCGAGACCGTCTTCCGCGAGTCGCCCGCCTTCATTCAAGGCCAGATGAGAGATTACCAGGTCGCCGGTCTTAACTGGCTAATTTCTCTCCATGAAAATGGTATCTCTGGCATTCTTGCCGACGAGATGGGTCTTGGCAAGACCCTGCAAACAATTGCGTTCTTGGGCTACTTGAGACACATTATGGGTATTACAGGACCACACATCGTCATCGTTCCGAAGTCGACATTGGACAACTGGAAGCGAGAGTTCGAGAAGTGGACACCCGAGGTCCACGTACTGGTACTGCAGGGCGCGAAGGAAGAGCGCAACGCACTCATCAACGACAGGTTGGTCAACGAAGACTTCGATGTCTGCATCACGAGTTATGAAATGGTTTTGCGCGAGAAGGGCCATCTAAAGAAGTTCGCATGGGAgtacatcatcatcgacgaaGCTCACCGCATCAAGAACGAGGAGTCATCACTGGCCCAAGTCATCCGTGTTTTCAACTCCCGAAACCGCCTTTTGATCACCGGTACCCCCCTCCAGAACAACCTGCACGAGCTGTGGGCTCTGCTCAACTTCTTGCTTCCCGACGTCTTCGGTGACTCCGAGGCCTTTGACCAGTGGTTCTCTGGCCGAGAACAGGACCAGGACACTGTTGTCCAACAACTCCATCGTGTACTGAGACCCTTCTTGCTCCGAAGGGTCAAGAGCGATGTCGAGAAGAGCCTTTTGCCCAAGAAGGAGGTCAATGTCTACCTTGGCATGTCCGAGATGCAGATCAAGTGGTATCAGAAGATTCTCGAGAAGGACATAGACGCTGTCAACGGTGCCAACGGAAAGCGAGAGTCCAAGACGAGATTGCTGAACATCGTCATGCAGTTGCGAAAGTGCTGCAACCACCCTTACCTCTTTGAAGGCGCCGAGCCCGGCCCACCGTACACCACCGATGAGCATCTTATCTACAACGCCGGCAAGATGGTTGTTCTGGACAAGTTGCTGACCAGGATGCGAAAGCAGGGCAGCAGAGTCCTTATCTTCTCGCAGATGAGCCGTCTCTTGGACATCCTTGAAGACTACTGTGTGTTCAGGGAGTACAAGTACTGCCGCATTGACGGTGGGACGGCACACGAGGATCGTATTGCCGCCATTGACGAGTACAACAAGCCAGGCTCTGAAAAGTTCATCTTCCTGCTCACGACGAGAGCAGGTGGTCTGGGCATCAACCTCACCACTGCCGACATTGTTGTGCTTTACGACAGCGATTGGAATCCTCAGGCTGATTTGCAAGCCATGGATCGTGCTCATCGTATCGGCCAGACCAAGCAGGTCGTGGTGTATCGTTTCGTGACTGATAATGCAATTGAGGAGAAGGTCTTGGAAAGAGCCGCCCAGAAGCTGCGTCTCGATCAACTTGTTATCCAGCAAGGCCGTGCTCAGGTGGCGGcaaaggccgccgccaacaaggATGAGCTTCTCTCCATGATccagcacggcgccgagaaggTCTTCCAAAACAAGGGTGCCAACGCTATGCTCGCGAACAAGGGCGCTGAcctggacgatgacgatatcgACAACATTCTCGCCTCGGGTGAATCGAGGACGAAGGAACTCAACGCCAAATATGAAAAGCTCGGAATCGATGACCTACAGAACTTCACGTCCGAGTCTGCCTACACCTGGAACGGTGAGGATTTCAAGACCAACAAGAAGGACATTGGCATGAACTGGATCAACCCCGCCAAGCGTGAGCGCAAGGAGCAGTCCTATTCTATGGATAAATACTTCCGCCAGGCTATGTATCCTCCCAAGGAAAAGGACACCAAACCCAAGGCCCCGCGAGCTCCGAAGCAGGTGCCTGTGCACGACTACCAGTTCTATCCGCCTAGATTGCGCGATCTCCAGGACCGTGAAACGGCGTACTACCGCAAGGAGATCGGTTACAAAATTCCGCTTgctgatggcgatgacgacaacCTTGACGAGCGTGAGGCGGAGCGTGCGCTGGATCAGCAAGAGATTGATAGCGCCACGCCTctcaccgaggaggagcaggaggagaagcagcgtCTTTCACAGCAAGGCTTTGGTGAATGGAATCGACGCGACTTTCAGCAATTCATTAACGCCTCAGGCCGTTACGGCCGCAACGACTACGAAAATATCGCAGAAGATATCGATAACAAGACCGCGGCCGAAGTCAAGCAGTATGCCAAGGTCTTCTGGCAGCGGTACACCGAAATTGCCGACTACAACAAGTACATCAAAGTCAttgaagacggcgaggagcggATGCGCAAGATTGAGCACCAGAGGAAGCTGCTTCGCAAGAAGATGTCTCAGTACCGCGTCCCCTTGCAGCAGCTCAAGATCAACTACTCCGTATCCACCACGAACAAGAAGGTGTACacggaggaagaggacaggTTCTTGCTGGTTCTTCTCGACAAGCTTGGCATCGACTCCCCCGGTCTGTACGAGAAAATGCGAGACGAGATCGCAGACAGCCCTCTGTTCCGTTTTGACTGGTTCTTCCTTAGCAGGACGCCCGTCGAGCTGAGCCGTCGCTGCACCACGCTGTTGACAACTATCGTGAAGGAGTTCGAGGATGTTCATCCTACGAAGGGTTCGAACGGCGTCAACGGAAAGGCCAAAAGAGaagccgatgacgaggagaacGACGAGGATAGCATTCTCGGCATGGCcccggcgaagaagaagtcaaAGAACGGCGTTAAG AACAAGGCACTAGACAACGTCAAGTCGGAGGCCGGAAGCAAGAACACATCAGCAGCTCCTTCGAGGGCGTCCAGCGTCACCTCGACCAAGTCTGCCACCAATGCCAAGAGTAAatccaagggcaagaagaaaTAG
- a CDS encoding Eukaryotic translation initiation factor 3 subunit I, with protein MRPVLLAGHERALTQIKYNSDGDLIFSTSKDQQICAWYAHNGERLGTYHGHVGAIWTVDVDPTSTMIASGSADNTMRLWDIKTGKNLKTWEFPTAVKRVEFNEDGTKLLGVTEKRMGFLSNIIVYDINPDPEAEQTDERALTIVCDESKATVAGFSYLTKYIIAGHEDGSVSQYDAKNGDLIYNEPVHELNTPITDLQWSQDRTYFITASKDKTAKLITAKDLEVLKTYTADTPLNSATITPKKDFVILGGGQAAMDVTRTSARQGKFEARFYHKIFEDEVGRVRGHFGPLNTVAADPTGKGYASGGEDGYVRVHQFDKGYFDFMYEVERERKNRQEN; from the exons ATGAGGCCCGTTCTTTTGGCAGGTCACGAGCGTGCGCTCACCCAGATCAA GTACAACTCGGACGGCGATCTCATCTTTTCCACCTCCAAGGACCAGCAGATCTGCGCTTGGTACGCGCACAATGGAGAGCGCCTGGGAACCTACCACGGCCACGTTGGTGCCATCTGGACCGTCGATGTCGACCCCACCAGCACCATGATTGCTTCCGGTTCCGCCGACAACACGATGAGACTCTGGGATATCAAGACTGGCAAGAACCTCAAGACCTGGGAGTTCCCCACCGCCGTCAAGCGTGTCGAGTTCAACGAAGACGGTACTAAGCTGCTCGGTGTCACCGAGAAGCGCATGGGTTTCCTCAGCAACATCATCGTCTACGATATCAACCCcgaccccgaggccgagcagaCCGACGAGCGCGCCCTGACCATCGTGTGCGACGAGAGCAAGGCCACCGTCGCCGGCTTCAGCTACCTCACCAAGtacatcatcgccggccaCGAGGACGGCTCCGTCTCCCAGTACGATGCCAAG AACGGTGACCTTATCTACAACGAGCCCGTACACGAGCTTAACACGCCCATTACGGATCTCCAGTGGTCGCAGGATAGAACCTACTTCATCACCGCCAGCAAGGACAAGACGGCCAAG CTTATCACTGCCAAGGAcctcgaggtcctcaagACCTACACAGCCGATACCCCCCTCAACAGCGCCACCATCACGCCCAAGAAGGACTTTGTCATCCTCGGAGGTGGTCAGGCCGCCATGGACGTCACCCGCACCTCGGCGAGACAAGGAAAGTTCGAGGCGAGATTCTACCACAAGATCTTCGAAGACGAGGTCGGCAGAGTCCGTGGTCACTTCGGTCCCCTG AACACCGTCGCCGCAGACCCCACCGGTAAGGGCTACGCATCCGGAGGAGAGGACGGTTATGTCCGTGTCCACCAGTTCGACAAGGGCTACTTCGACTTCATGTACGAGGTCGAGCGGGAACGGAAGAACAGACAGGAGAACTaa
- a CDS encoding Formate-tetrahydrofolate ligase, translated as MSSLSQLKGTQRLSWPCRLELPSTSHLRLRTRGMSLMPAALSTQNSLDQPSASRRSLVNLGVDTGRGPSGRRPCRALNPELDRCHSPLTVAAPAYTHPARLISASVPTSLSSSSSRHPKIYAFGHLRDRAASPFIARTLGSYGTISPNRSFATSSPAMVANKIDGTAIAKQIRESIASDILEKQKLNPRFQPQLTIIQGTYVRMKQKAAKEANVDCELIQFPESISEPELLDRIYRLNDDPTVHGILVQLPIPKHLDEYVITSAVADEKDVDGFGTRNIGELAKKGGRPFFIPCTPKGVMVLLQEAGVDLKGKNAVVLGRSDIVGSPVSYLLRNADATVTVCHSKTEGLKEHLKAADVVIAAIGQPGFVQGDWLKPGVVVIDVGTNYIPDASKKSGQRLVGDVDYESASQVASHITPVPGGVGPMTVAMLLSNVVDSTVKSFERQKQRKISPLPLHLKEPVPSDIEVSRSQNPKQITRLAKEVGIASHELEPYGAYKAKVDLSLLKRLDHRRNGKYVVVTGITPTPLGEGKSTTTMGIAQALGAHLGRVTFANVRQPSQGPTFGIKGGAAGGGYSQVIPMDEFNLHLTGDIHAITAANNLLAAAIETRMFHENTQKDGPLYKRLVPAKNGKRVFAPVMAPRLKKLGIEKTNPDDLTEEEIRRFARLDIDPETITWRRVLDVNDRHLRGITVGAAPTEKGHTRETGFDISVASECMAILALSTDLADMRRRLGSMVVASSRSGDPVTCDDIGAGGALTALMRDAIKPNLMQTLEGTPVFVHAGPFANISVGNSSILADKMALKIVGTEPDEDHVEKAGFVVTEAGFDFTMGGERFFNIKCRASGLVPDVVVVVATVRALKVHGGGPPIAPGAPLNAVYKQENVDILRAGCVNLKKHIENAKSYGIPVVVAINKFVTDTDAEIAVIREEAIAAGAEDAILSNHWAEGGKGAIELGKGVIAASEKPKDFKLLYDLEGSVQERIEAIGKKMYGAAAVEFSELAQKKVDTYTKQGFGNLPICVAKTQYSLSHDPDLKGAPTGFTVPIRDVRMAAGAGYLYALAADIQTIPGLPTAPGYLNVDVDTETGEIDGLF; from the exons ATGTCGTCCCTCAGCCAGTTGAAGGGCACGCAGAGGCTGTCTTGGCCATGCCGCCTCGAGTTGCCCAGCACGTCGCACCTTCGGCTTAGAACCCGCGGGATGTCCCTGATGCCTGCAGCATTGTCCACTCAGAACTCACTGGATCAACCTTCTGCATCTCGCCGGTCACTGGTGAACCTTGGGGTAGACACGGGGCGGGGCCCATCAGGCCGCCGGCCCTGCAGAGCGCTAAATCCCGAGTTGGACCGCTGTCACTCACCCCTCACTGTCGCTGCTCCTGCTTACACCCATCCTGCGCGCTTGATTTCGGCGTCCGTCCCGACATCTTtatcttcctcttcctcccgtCATCCCAAAATCTACGCGTTTGGACACCTGCGAGATCGAGCTGCATCTCCGTTCATTGCACGGACACTGGGATCCTACGGCACAATCTCCCCCAATAGGTCGTTTGCGACATCATCTCCGGCAATGGTCGCCAACAAGATCGATGgcaccgccatcgccaagcaGATTCGGGAATCTATCGCCAGCGACATTCtcgagaagcagaagctgaaCCCTAGGTTCCAGCCGCAGCTGACCATTATTCAAG GCACCTACGTGCGCATGAAGCAAAAGGCTGCAAAGGAG GCAAACGTCGACTGCGAGCTTATCCAGTTTCCCGAGTCCATTTCCGAGCCTGAACTTCTTGATCGCATCTATCGCCTCAACGACGACCCCACTGTCCACGGTATCTTGGTTCAATTGCCCATTCCCAAGCACCTCGATGAGTACGTCATCACATCTGCCGTTGCAGACGAGAAGGATGTCGACGGTTTCGGCACGAGGAACATTGGCGAGCTCGCCAAAAAGGGCGGCCGCCCCTTCTTCATCCCCTGCACCCCCAAGGGCGTCATGGTCCTGTTGCAGGAGGCCGGCGTGGACTTGAAGGGCAAGAACGCTGTCGTGCTTGGACGTAGTGACATCGTCGGCAGCCCTGTGAGCTACCTCCTCCGTAACGCGGACGCCACTGTCACCGTATGCCACTCCAAGACCGAGGGCTTGAAGGAGCATCTCAAGGCTGctgatgttgtcattgcgGCCATTGGCCAGCCCGGCTTTGTCCAAGGCGATTGGCTCAAGCCCGGTGTTGTCGTTATCGACGTCGGCACAAACTACATCCCCGACGCCTCCAAGAAGTCGGGACAGCGCCTCGTCGGAGACGTTGACTACGAGTCGGCTTCCCAAGTTGCTTCTCACATCACACCGGTCCCTGGCGGTGTTGGTCCCATGACCGTTGCCATGCTGCTGTCCAACGTTGTGGACTCTACTGTCAAGTCTTTTGAGAGACAAAAGCAGAGAAAGATCTCGCCTCTGCCGTTGCATCTCAAGGAGCCCGTCCCCTCTGATATCGAGGTCTCGAGATCTCAAAACCCCAAGCAGATCACTCGTCTGGCCAAGGAGGTCGGCATTGCCTCCCACGAGCTCGAGCCGTACGGTGCCTACAAGGCCAAGGTTGATCTCAGTCTCTTGAAGCGACTTGACCACCGCCGCAATGGCAAGTATGTTGTCGTCACGGGCATCACTCCCACGCCGCTTGGCGAGGGCAAGTCCACCACCACAATGGGCATTGCGCAGGCTCTGGGTGCCCACCTTGGCCGCGTCACTTTCGCAAACGTCCGCCAGCCCAGTCAAGGCCCGACCTTCGGTATCAAGGGCGGTGCCGCAGGTGGCGGCTACAGCCAGGTCATTCCCATGGACGAGTTCAACCTTCATTTGACTGGAGACATCCACGCCATCACCGCGGCGAACAACCTTCTCGCTGCTGCGATTGAGACCCGCATGTTCCACGAAAACACTCAGAAGGACGGCCCCCTTTACAAGCGCCTCGTGCCCGCCAAGAACGGCAAGAGGGTGTTTGCGCCTGTCATGGCGCCTCGCCTCAAGAAGCTTGGCATCGAAAAGACCAACCCCGACGACCtgaccgaggaggagatccgCCGCTTCGCCCGCCTGGATATCGATCCCGAAACCATCACATGGAGACGTGTGCTGGACGTCAACGACCGTCACCTGCGGGGTATCACTGTCGGCGCCGCGCCGACCGAGAAGGGCCACACCCGTGAGACTGGCTTCGACATCTCGGTTGCCAGCGAGTGCATGGCCATTCTTGCTCTCAGCACTGACCTGGCGGATATGCGCAGGCGTCTGGGAAGCATGGTCGTTGCCAGCTCCAGGAGCGGCGACCCTGTCACCTGCGATgacatcggcgccggcggcgctctCACTGCCTTGATGAGGGATGCCATCAAGCCCAACCTCATGCAGACTCTGGAGGGCACTCCCGTGTTCGTCCACGCTGGGCCCTTTGCCAACATCAGTGTCGGAAACAGCTCCATCTTGGCCGACAAGATGGCCCTCAAGATTGTCGGCACCGAGCCCGATGAGGATCACGTTGAGAAGGCTGGTTTCGTCGTTACAGAGGCCGGTTTCGACTTCACCATGGGTGGAGAGCGTTTCTTCAACATCAAGTGCCGCGCTTCTGGACTTGTGCCcgacgtcgttgtcgtcgtcgccactgTTCGTGCCCTCAAGGTTCACGGCGGCGGTCCTCCGATCGCGCCCGGTGCGCCCCTCAATGCGGTCTACAAGCAGGAGAACGTCGATATTCTCCGCGCTGGCTGCGTCAACCTAAAGAAGCACATTGAGAATGCCAAGTCGTACGGCATCCCTGTCGTTGTTGCCATCAACAAGTTCGTCACGGACACTGACGCTGAAatcgccgtcatccgcgAGGAAGCCATCGCCGCTGGTGCCGAGGACGCCATTCTCTCCAACCACtgggccgagggcggcaagggcgcCATCGAGCTGGGCAAgggcgtcatcgccgccagcgagAAGCCCAAGGACTTCAAGCTGCTGTACGATCTTGAGGGCTCTGTCCAGGAGCGTATCGAGGCCATTGGAAAGAAGATGTATGGAGCGGCTGCTGTCGAGTTCAGCGAACTCGCTCAGAAGAAGGTCGATACCTACACCAAGCAGGGCTTCGGGAACCTCCCCATCTGCGTCGCCAAGACGCAATATTCCCTGTCTCACGACCCTGACCTGAAGGGCGCTCCCACTGGCTTCACTGTCCCTATCCGGGACGTCAGAATGGCCGCTGGTGCGGGTTATCT ATacgctctcgccgccgataTCCAGACCATCCCCGGTCTGCCTACGGCTCCTGGTTACCTGAACGTTGACGTTGACACTGAGACCGGTGAGATCGATGGTCTGTTCTAA